The following are from one region of the Gryllotalpicola protaetiae genome:
- a CDS encoding aminotransferase class I/II-fold pyridoxal phosphate-dependent enzyme: MPTVRELAASLGVSPATVSHAWQTLLAAGLIVARGRSGSFVREPGATDASWLPRSMAELAGRAPVGELDLSRGTPDVALLPELQPVVGRIIWQAGTGAYQELPVIPELHRLLRDAWPYPVEALTVIDGALDGLSRTLDQTVRFGDRVAVEVPGFPPLFEMLEAHGVERVPLELDGSGVTPRSLFRALARGVSAVVLQPRAQNPTGASLSSQRAEELARIIAGQRRGASIVVIEDDHSGLISGAPDVSLGTWLPGQVVHLRSFSKSHGPDLRIAALGGPRPLVDRIVARRLLGPGWTSRMLQRVLLELLRDPLAVASVARAGGVYAERQAALVAALGRRGVSVPSGDGINLWLPVRDEREAVAVLGAAGVRVAAGAPFVADEPGRPGIRLTVGALPVERAAAVAALLAPLVAPVVD, translated from the coding sequence TTGCCGACGGTGCGCGAGCTCGCGGCATCCCTCGGCGTGTCGCCCGCAACGGTTTCGCACGCCTGGCAGACACTGCTCGCCGCGGGCCTGATCGTCGCGCGCGGCAGGTCCGGCAGTTTCGTCCGCGAGCCGGGGGCGACAGATGCCTCATGGCTGCCCCGGAGCATGGCCGAGCTCGCCGGTCGCGCGCCCGTGGGCGAGCTCGACCTGTCGCGCGGAACTCCCGATGTCGCGCTGCTGCCCGAGCTGCAGCCCGTGGTCGGCCGCATCATCTGGCAGGCGGGCACGGGGGCGTATCAGGAGCTTCCGGTCATCCCCGAGCTGCACCGGCTGCTGCGCGACGCCTGGCCGTACCCGGTCGAAGCGCTCACCGTGATCGACGGCGCGCTCGACGGCCTCTCGCGCACGCTCGACCAGACTGTGCGGTTCGGCGACCGCGTCGCCGTCGAGGTGCCCGGCTTCCCGCCGCTGTTCGAGATGCTCGAGGCGCACGGCGTCGAGCGGGTACCGCTCGAGCTCGACGGCTCGGGGGTCACCCCGCGGTCGCTGTTCCGGGCGCTCGCGCGCGGGGTGTCGGCGGTGGTGCTGCAGCCGAGGGCGCAGAACCCGACTGGGGCGTCACTCTCGTCGCAGCGCGCCGAGGAGCTCGCCCGCATCATCGCGGGGCAGCGGCGCGGGGCTTCGATCGTCGTGATCGAGGACGACCACTCTGGGCTCATCTCAGGCGCGCCGGATGTCTCGCTCGGCACCTGGCTGCCCGGCCAGGTCGTGCACCTGCGCAGCTTCTCGAAGTCGCACGGCCCCGACCTGCGCATCGCGGCGCTCGGCGGCCCGCGGCCGCTCGTCGACCGCATCGTGGCGCGACGGCTGCTCGGCCCGGGGTGGACCTCGCGGATGCTTCAGCGAGTGCTGCTCGAGCTGCTGCGCGACCCGCTCGCGGTGGCCTCGGTGGCGCGGGCGGGCGGGGTGTACGCCGAGCGGCAGGCCGCGCTGGTGGCGGCGCTCGGGCGGCGGGGCGTGTCGGTGCCATCGGGTGACGGGATCAACCTGTGGCTGCCGGTGCGCGACGAGCGCGAGGCCGTGGCCGTGCTCGGCGCCGCGGGGGTGCGCGTCGCCGCCGGGGCGCCGTTCGTGGCCGATGAGCCGGGTCGGCCAGGCATCCGCCTCACCGTTGGCGCCCTGCCCGTCGAGCGCGCGGCGGCGGTCGCCGCGCTGCTCGCGCCGCTCGTCGCCCCGGTCGTCGATTAG
- the hydA gene encoding dihydropyrimidinase yields MTTLITNGTVVNATGTVAADVLIDGETIAAVLAPGSQLLGPDLKASVDTVIDAQGKYVIPGGVDAHTHMEMPFGGTFASDTFETGTRAAAHGGTTTIVDFVVQYAGENPLDQYALWHEKAAGNCAIDYGFHQILSDVQDSSLTAMDELIKEGVTSFKLFMAYKGVFLSDDGQIVKAMQKAADTGSMIMMHAENGAVIDVLQQQALARGETAPYYHGTTRPWQTEAEATHRAISYAGMTGAPLYVVHVSAKQAVEEIAAARDRGQNVFAETCPQYLYLSLEEQLGAQSDEWGSFEGAKWVCSTPLRSRAEGHQNHMWQGLRTNDLQVISTDHCPFCMKDQKELGLGNFAKIPNGIGSVEHRLDLIYQGVVLGEISLPRWVELTSTTPARMFGFYGKKGVIQPGADADVVIYDPNAHTTISAKTHHMNMDYSAWEGFEIDGGVDTVLSRGRVIVDKGGYRGAKGDGSFIKRGLSQYLV; encoded by the coding sequence ATGACCACACTCATCACGAACGGCACCGTCGTCAACGCGACGGGCACCGTGGCCGCCGACGTGCTCATCGACGGCGAGACGATCGCCGCGGTTCTGGCGCCCGGCTCCCAGCTGCTCGGCCCTGACCTCAAAGCATCCGTCGACACCGTCATCGATGCGCAGGGGAAGTATGTGATCCCCGGCGGCGTCGACGCGCACACCCACATGGAGATGCCGTTCGGCGGCACCTTCGCGTCCGACACCTTCGAGACCGGCACGCGCGCAGCCGCGCACGGCGGAACGACCACGATCGTCGACTTCGTCGTGCAGTACGCGGGCGAGAACCCGCTCGACCAGTACGCGCTGTGGCACGAGAAGGCGGCGGGCAACTGCGCGATCGACTACGGATTCCACCAGATCCTCTCGGACGTCCAGGACAGCTCGCTCACCGCGATGGACGAGCTGATCAAGGAGGGCGTGACGAGCTTCAAGCTCTTCATGGCCTACAAGGGCGTGTTCCTGTCGGATGACGGCCAGATCGTCAAGGCCATGCAGAAGGCCGCAGACACCGGCTCGATGATCATGATGCACGCCGAGAACGGCGCCGTCATCGACGTGCTGCAGCAGCAGGCGCTCGCCCGCGGCGAGACCGCGCCGTACTACCACGGCACGACCCGCCCCTGGCAGACCGAGGCCGAGGCGACGCACCGCGCCATCTCCTACGCCGGCATGACCGGCGCGCCGCTCTACGTCGTGCACGTCAGCGCGAAGCAGGCCGTCGAAGAGATCGCGGCGGCCCGCGACCGCGGCCAGAACGTGTTCGCCGAGACCTGCCCGCAGTACCTCTACCTGAGCCTCGAAGAGCAGCTCGGCGCGCAGAGCGACGAGTGGGGCAGCTTCGAGGGCGCCAAGTGGGTGTGCTCGACGCCTCTGCGCAGCCGCGCGGAAGGCCATCAGAACCACATGTGGCAGGGCCTGCGGACGAACGACCTGCAGGTCATCTCGACCGACCACTGTCCGTTCTGCATGAAAGACCAGAAGGAGCTGGGCCTCGGCAACTTCGCCAAGATCCCGAACGGCATCGGCTCGGTCGAGCACCGCCTCGACCTGATCTACCAGGGCGTTGTGCTCGGCGAGATCTCACTGCCCCGCTGGGTCGAGCTGACCTCGACCACCCCGGCCCGCATGTTCGGCTTCTACGGCAAGAAGGGCGTCATCCAGCCCGGGGCGGATGCCGACGTCGTCATCTACGACCCGAACGCCCACACCACGATCAGCGCGAAGACGCACCACATGAACATGGACTACTCCGCGTGGGAGGGCTTCGAGATCGACGGCGGCGTCGACACGGTCCTGTCCCGCGGCAGGGTCATCGTCGACAAGGGGGGCTACCGGGGCGCCAAGGGCGACGGCTCGTTCATCAAGCGCGGCCTGAGCCAGTACCTGGTCTAG
- a CDS encoding alpha/beta fold hydrolase, translated as MHIETRGSGAPLVLIHGFGVDHRILLPLDDAIAARGGWRRIYVDLPGMGRSPIGDIASAEDLVIELADTVRGAIGDEPFALLGNSYGGMLARRLAHDFGEQVMGFATLAGVFVAKHGERTAPPRTVLHEDAAIFEGVPGAVADGYRGFAVWQSAAGLENFIETVQPGIELVDQAGLERIAENYAFEVEPEDQASVPFSKPALFIAGRQDDVVGYTDAWRRLDHYPRGSFLVLDAAGHNIIGEQLGLVAAAVGEWLDRVAAFRADAPNGPRDRPASA; from the coding sequence GTGCATATCGAGACGCGCGGCTCAGGGGCGCCGCTGGTTCTGATCCACGGATTCGGGGTCGACCATCGGATTCTGCTGCCGCTCGACGATGCCATCGCGGCGCGGGGTGGGTGGCGACGCATCTATGTCGACCTGCCCGGCATGGGGCGGTCGCCGATCGGCGACATCGCGAGCGCGGAAGATCTCGTGATCGAACTCGCTGACACGGTGCGCGGCGCGATCGGCGACGAGCCGTTCGCGCTGCTCGGAAACTCGTACGGCGGCATGCTTGCGCGGCGCCTCGCGCACGACTTCGGTGAGCAAGTGATGGGCTTCGCAACGCTCGCGGGGGTGTTCGTGGCGAAGCACGGCGAGCGCACGGCACCGCCGCGCACGGTCCTTCACGAAGACGCCGCCATCTTCGAGGGCGTTCCCGGCGCCGTCGCCGACGGTTACCGCGGCTTCGCCGTCTGGCAGTCTGCGGCGGGGCTCGAGAACTTCATCGAGACCGTGCAACCGGGCATCGAGCTGGTCGACCAGGCGGGCCTCGAGCGCATCGCCGAGAACTACGCGTTCGAGGTCGAGCCGGAAGATCAGGCATCCGTCCCGTTCTCGAAACCGGCGCTCTTCATCGCCGGCCGGCAAGACGACGTCGTGGGCTACACCGACGCCTGGCGCCGCCTCGATCACTACCCGCGCGGTTCGTTCCTCGTGCTCGACGCCGCTGGCCACAACATCATCGGCGAGCAGCTCGGTCTGGTCGCCGCCGCGGTCGGCGAGTGGCTCGACCGCGTCGCCGCGTTCAGAGCTGATGCGCCCAACGGGCCGCGCGATCGGCCAGCTTCGGCATGA
- a CDS encoding flavin-containing monooxygenase, which yields MAERSALGTAVIGAGIAGIGMGAQLKRAGRHDFLIFERADDLGGTWRDNSYPGVACDIPSRLYSYSFRPKQHWSRRFAPGAEILEYLRDTAQAEGLAPHLRLGETLTSARWDDESGCWRLTTPRGEYSARALVMAAGRLSEPKTPGIPGLETFPGRAFHSARWDHAPLDGLRVGIVGTGASAVQLVPEVAKVAASVTVFQRTPAWVLPRGDRALAPGEPQPDRAALSAEAEQLFDSRLSGSPELAALRAKAETHLRAHVADPRLRAELTPDYELGCKRAVFSDDYFTALQRPNVTLEPSALTTVDGTTAVAASGARYELDVLVFATGFETTRPPFARLVTGRDGETLAAHWADGMTSHASTVVHGFPNLFVLDGPNAALGHHSAFEVIEAQLGYVLGALERLDATDAPLEVTADAEAAYSAEIDRLAARTVWVTGGCSSWYRDEASGRLTLLWPARVSEFRDRYGTFDPAPFAQPIPQEVRA from the coding sequence ATGGCTGAGCGTTCGGCGCTCGGAACGGCGGTCATCGGCGCGGGCATCGCCGGCATCGGCATGGGGGCGCAGCTGAAGCGCGCCGGTCGTCACGACTTCCTCATCTTCGAGCGCGCCGACGACCTCGGCGGCACGTGGCGCGACAACTCCTATCCGGGTGTCGCGTGCGACATCCCGAGCCGGCTGTACTCCTACTCGTTCCGCCCGAAGCAGCACTGGTCGCGCCGGTTCGCACCGGGCGCCGAGATCTTGGAGTACCTGCGCGACACCGCGCAGGCAGAGGGCCTCGCGCCCCACCTCAGGCTCGGGGAGACTCTCACGAGCGCCCGTTGGGACGACGAGAGCGGATGCTGGCGCCTGACCACCCCGCGCGGGGAGTACTCCGCCCGCGCTCTGGTCATGGCCGCCGGCCGCCTGAGCGAGCCGAAGACACCCGGCATCCCCGGCCTCGAAACCTTCCCCGGCCGCGCCTTCCACTCGGCCCGCTGGGACCACGCGCCGCTCGACGGCCTGCGCGTCGGCATCGTCGGCACGGGGGCCAGCGCGGTGCAGCTCGTGCCCGAGGTGGCGAAGGTCGCGGCATCCGTCACCGTCTTTCAGCGCACGCCCGCGTGGGTGCTGCCGCGCGGCGATCGCGCGCTCGCGCCGGGCGAGCCGCAACCCGATCGGGCGGCGCTCTCGGCAGAGGCCGAGCAGCTGTTCGACTCGCGCCTCTCGGGCTCGCCCGAGCTGGCCGCCCTGCGCGCCAAAGCGGAAACCCACCTGCGCGCGCACGTCGCCGACCCGCGGCTGCGCGCCGAGCTCACCCCCGACTATGAGCTCGGCTGCAAGCGCGCCGTGTTCAGCGACGACTACTTCACGGCGCTGCAGCGCCCGAACGTGACGCTCGAGCCCAGCGCACTGACCACTGTTGACGGCACGACGGCGGTCGCGGCATCCGGTGCCCGCTACGAACTCGACGTGCTCGTCTTCGCCACCGGGTTCGAGACCACGCGGCCGCCATTCGCCCGCCTGGTCACCGGCCGCGACGGCGAGACCCTCGCCGCCCACTGGGCCGACGGCATGACGAGCCACGCGTCAACGGTCGTGCACGGCTTCCCCAACCTGTTCGTGCTCGACGGGCCGAACGCGGCGCTCGGCCACCACTCGGCGTTCGAGGTGATCGAGGCCCAGCTCGGCTACGTGCTCGGCGCGCTCGAGCGGCTCGATGCGACGGATGCCCCGCTCGAAGTCACCGCAGACGCCGAGGCCGCCTATTCGGCCGAGATCGACCGGCTCGCGGCACGCACGGTCTGGGTGACGGGCGGATGCTCGAGCTGGTACCGCGACGAGGCATCAGGTCGCCTCACCCTGCTGTGGCCGGCCCGCGTCTCGGAGTTCCGCGACCGCTACGGCACCTTCGACCCAGCGCCGTTCGCACAGCCGATTCCGCAGGAAGTTCGCGCATAG
- the cofD gene encoding 2-phospho-L-lactate transferase has protein sequence MPQNIVVFVGGVGGARFTRGLVGELERRYPSPAGTDGQNRPSVTAIVNTGDDSWIAGLRVTPDLDSMMYTLAGVNDDERGWGLRDESYRVSAELSAYGVGWPWFTLGDLDLGTHIARTALLREGLTLTEVVARLAARWNDGAGLPVRLLPMSDESVETHVEIDLGAGPELVHFEEWWVKHRAAVPARRFVQLGLTGASATRPVRDALASADVVLIAPSNPVVSVGTVLAIPGIREALGASSAPVVGVSPIIGGAAVRGYADACLTAIGVETSALAVARHYGARADGGLLDGWLVGEEDASSVEAVSALGIRSHAVPLWMKDAATSAALAGAALDLAASLA, from the coding sequence ATGCCACAGAACATCGTCGTCTTCGTCGGGGGCGTCGGGGGCGCGCGGTTCACGCGCGGTCTCGTCGGGGAACTCGAGCGGCGCTACCCGTCGCCGGCCGGAACCGACGGGCAGAACCGCCCGTCGGTCACCGCGATCGTCAACACGGGCGACGACTCCTGGATCGCGGGCCTGCGCGTCACCCCCGACCTCGACTCGATGATGTACACCCTCGCCGGTGTCAACGACGACGAGCGCGGCTGGGGCCTGCGCGACGAGTCGTACCGCGTCTCGGCCGAGCTGTCGGCCTACGGCGTCGGATGGCCGTGGTTCACGCTCGGCGACCTCGACCTCGGCACCCACATCGCCCGCACCGCGCTGCTGCGCGAGGGGCTGACCCTGACCGAGGTCGTCGCACGCCTCGCCGCGCGCTGGAACGACGGCGCGGGGCTGCCCGTGCGGCTGCTGCCGATGAGCGACGAGTCGGTCGAAACGCATGTCGAGATCGACCTCGGCGCGGGGCCCGAGCTCGTGCACTTCGAGGAATGGTGGGTCAAGCACCGCGCCGCCGTTCCCGCGCGGCGGTTCGTGCAGCTCGGGCTGACTGGGGCGTCCGCGACGCGGCCGGTACGCGACGCTCTAGCCTCTGCCGACGTCGTGCTCATCGCACCCTCGAACCCGGTCGTCTCGGTCGGGACCGTGCTCGCGATCCCGGGCATCCGCGAGGCGCTCGGCGCCTCATCCGCTCCGGTGGTGGGCGTCTCGCCGATCATCGGCGGCGCGGCGGTGCGCGGCTATGCGGATGCCTGCCTGACCGCCATCGGCGTCGAGACCTCTGCTCTCGCCGTCGCACGCCACTATGGCGCGCGCGCCGACGGCGGCCTGCTCGATGGCTGGCTGGTCGGCGAAGAGGACGCGTCTTCGGTGGAGGCGGTGTCGGCTCTGGGCATCCGCTCGCATGCCGTACCGCTGTGGATGAAGGATGCCGCAACCTCCGCCGCCCTCGCGGGCGCGGCGCTCGACCTGGCCGCCTCGTTGGCCTGA
- a CDS encoding TIGR03842 family LLM class F420-dependent oxidoreductase, whose translation MDFGVVLQTDPPASRVIHLAELAEQYGFSHAWTFDSHLLWEEPYVIHSQILARTHRIKVGPFVTNPATRDWTVTASVFATLNELYGNRTVCGIGRGDSAVRVTNGKPVTMAELREAIHVIRELGNSRSVEYKGSTLRFPWSKGSELPVWVAAYGPQALKLTGEVGDGFILQLADLDVAEWMIKAVKDAARKAGRDPESLAICVSAPMYIGDELTHQREQTRWFGGMVGNHIADIVKRYGEDGGAVPQVLVDYVKAREGYDYNQHGRAGNTHTAFVPDEIVDRLCVLGPASAHIEKLTALKELGVTQFAGYLQHDNKEETLRVYGETVIPAVSEHVIAKA comes from the coding sequence ATGGACTTCGGCGTCGTCCTCCAGACCGACCCGCCCGCGAGCAGGGTGATCCACCTCGCCGAGCTCGCCGAACAGTACGGCTTCAGCCACGCGTGGACGTTCGACTCCCACCTGCTGTGGGAGGAGCCATACGTCATCCACTCGCAGATCCTCGCCCGCACCCACCGCATCAAAGTGGGCCCGTTCGTCACGAACCCCGCCACGCGGGACTGGACGGTGACGGCTTCCGTCTTCGCCACCCTCAACGAGCTGTACGGCAACCGCACCGTGTGCGGCATCGGCCGCGGCGACTCGGCGGTGCGGGTCACCAACGGCAAGCCGGTGACGATGGCCGAGCTGCGCGAGGCGATCCACGTGATCCGCGAGCTCGGCAACTCGCGCTCGGTCGAGTACAAGGGCTCGACGCTCCGCTTCCCGTGGTCGAAGGGCAGCGAGCTGCCGGTATGGGTCGCGGCGTACGGCCCGCAGGCTCTCAAGCTCACGGGCGAGGTGGGCGACGGCTTCATCCTGCAGCTGGCAGATCTCGACGTGGCCGAGTGGATGATCAAAGCAGTGAAGGATGCCGCACGCAAAGCGGGCCGCGATCCGGAATCCCTCGCCATCTGCGTCTCAGCCCCGATGTACATCGGCGACGAGCTCACCCACCAGCGCGAGCAGACCCGCTGGTTCGGCGGCATGGTCGGCAACCACATCGCCGACATCGTGAAGCGCTACGGCGAGGACGGCGGCGCCGTTCCGCAGGTGCTCGTCGACTACGTGAAGGCGCGGGAGGGCTACGACTACAACCAGCACGGCCGCGCCGGCAACACGCACACGGCGTTCGTGCCCGACGAGATTGTCGACCGGCTGTGTGTGCTCGGTCCGGCATCCGCTCACATCGAGAAGCTCACGGCCCTCAAAGAGCTAGGCGTCACCCAGTTCGCCGGCTACCTGCAGCACGACAACAAGGAGGAGACGCTGCGGGTCTACGGCGAGACGGTGATCCCCGCGGTCTCCGAGCACGTGATCGCGAAGGCGTGA
- the cofG gene encoding 7,8-didemethyl-8-hydroxy-5-deazariboflavin synthase CofG — protein MAVPLMLRTPAAPYARPDELDGALDRLESAREPWVSLSHADATILLAARDEDLDRLLLVAGRIRDDGLAAAGRPGVITYSRKVFIPLTHLCQDRCHYCIFVQTPGKLTKAGISPYMEPEEVLEVARQGAALGCKEALLTLGDRPENRWPIARQWLDEHGYESTLDYVKAMAELILAETGLLPHLNPGVMSWAELQRLKPVGPSMGMMLETTSSRIWETPGEAHFGSPDKDPAVRLRVIDDAGRSRIPFTTGVLLGIGETAADRIDAVLALRASHEKHGHIQEVIVQNFRAKNATAMMGAVDLETQEYAAAVAVTRVLLGPGMRVQAPPNLTDAGELALLVRAGIDDWGGVSPLTPDHVNPERPWPQIEELARLTAEGGYTLRERLTAHPHYLREARGAVAAGGDAGRGADWFDDRLSPRLLELADDYGLAKHDAYLESVLKRAEADPTGLTDAEYVALLHADGDDLETLAALADRVRHERVGDTVTYAINRNLDASLGLPASDIAALADEAAALGATEICAQGAVPRELGADGYLDFARAIKRAQPGLHLHAFRPAEVLDGAARAGLALAGWLERLRAAGVDTVPGTGARILDDRIRGILTGGTDIPASVWLDTVENAHRAGLRSTATMIYGHVETAADQVKHLRTLAALQDRTGGFTELIAMPWLPSESPVDVPGARPGPSLRESRAVHAVARLMLAGRIDHIQAAWTKLGLRGAQLVLAGGADDLGGVLLDGVVDPSAGPEQGRQLTVADVTRLAAELGRPVRQRTTTYGEVRSDG, from the coding sequence ATGGCCGTTCCGCTGATGCTGCGCACCCCCGCAGCCCCCTATGCCCGCCCCGACGAACTCGACGGCGCCCTCGACCGTCTGGAAAGCGCGCGCGAGCCATGGGTCTCGCTCTCGCACGCGGATGCCACGATCCTGCTCGCCGCCCGCGATGAGGACCTCGACCGGCTGCTGCTCGTGGCCGGCCGCATTCGCGACGACGGGCTCGCGGCGGCCGGCCGGCCGGGAGTCATCACGTACTCGCGCAAGGTGTTCATCCCGCTCACGCACCTGTGCCAGGACCGCTGCCATTACTGCATCTTCGTGCAGACGCCGGGCAAGCTCACGAAGGCCGGCATCTCGCCGTACATGGAGCCCGAGGAGGTGCTCGAGGTCGCCCGCCAGGGCGCGGCGCTCGGCTGCAAGGAGGCGCTTCTCACCCTCGGCGACCGGCCGGAGAACCGCTGGCCGATCGCGCGACAGTGGCTCGACGAGCACGGCTACGAGTCGACCCTCGACTACGTGAAGGCGATGGCCGAGCTGATCCTCGCCGAGACCGGGCTGCTGCCGCACCTCAACCCCGGCGTGATGTCGTGGGCCGAGCTGCAGCGGCTGAAGCCCGTCGGGCCGTCGATGGGCATGATGCTCGAGACGACCTCGTCGCGCATCTGGGAGACGCCGGGCGAGGCCCACTTCGGCTCGCCCGACAAGGACCCGGCCGTGCGCTTGCGGGTGATCGACGACGCCGGGCGCTCGCGCATCCCGTTCACCACCGGGGTGCTCCTCGGCATCGGCGAGACGGCGGCCGACCGCATCGACGCGGTGCTCGCACTGCGGGCGTCGCACGAGAAGCACGGGCACATCCAAGAGGTGATCGTGCAGAACTTCCGCGCGAAGAACGCCACCGCGATGATGGGCGCCGTCGACCTCGAGACGCAGGAGTACGCGGCAGCCGTCGCGGTCACCCGCGTGCTGCTCGGCCCCGGCATGCGCGTGCAGGCACCGCCGAATCTGACGGATGCCGGCGAGCTCGCGCTTCTCGTACGTGCAGGCATCGACGACTGGGGCGGCGTCTCACCCCTCACTCCCGACCACGTGAACCCCGAGCGCCCCTGGCCGCAGATCGAGGAGCTCGCCCGGCTCACCGCCGAGGGCGGCTACACGCTGCGCGAGCGCCTCACCGCGCACCCGCACTACCTCCGTGAGGCGCGCGGGGCCGTCGCCGCCGGCGGCGACGCGGGGCGTGGCGCCGACTGGTTCGACGACCGCCTGAGTCCGCGCCTGCTCGAGCTCGCCGACGATTACGGGCTCGCGAAGCACGACGCCTACCTCGAGTCGGTGCTGAAGCGCGCCGAGGCCGACCCCACGGGCCTCACCGACGCCGAGTACGTCGCCCTGCTGCACGCCGACGGCGACGACCTCGAGACGCTGGCCGCGCTCGCCGATCGGGTCCGGCACGAGCGCGTCGGCGACACCGTCACCTACGCGATCAACCGCAACCTCGACGCCTCGCTCGGCCTGCCGGCCAGCGACATCGCCGCACTCGCCGACGAGGCGGCGGCACTCGGCGCGACCGAGATCTGCGCCCAGGGCGCGGTCCCTCGCGAGCTCGGCGCCGACGGCTACCTCGACTTCGCCCGCGCCATCAAGCGCGCGCAGCCGGGGCTGCACCTGCACGCCTTCCGGCCCGCCGAAGTGCTCGACGGCGCCGCCCGGGCAGGGCTCGCCCTCGCCGGCTGGCTGGAGCGGCTGCGCGCAGCCGGTGTCGACACCGTGCCGGGCACCGGGGCGCGGATTCTTGATGATCGCATACGCGGCATCCTGACCGGGGGCACCGACATTCCGGCATCCGTCTGGCTTGACACTGTGGAGAACGCACACCGCGCTGGCCTGCGCTCCACCGCCACGATGATCTACGGGCACGTGGAAACCGCCGCCGACCAGGTGAAGCACCTGCGCACGCTGGCCGCGCTGCAGGATCGGACCGGCGGCTTCACCGAGTTGATCGCCATGCCCTGGCTGCCCAGCGAATCGCCGGTCGACGTGCCGGGCGCCCGCCCCGGCCCGAGCCTGCGCGAGTCGCGCGCGGTCCACGCCGTCGCGCGGCTGATGCTCGCGGGGCGCATCGACCACATCCAGGCGGCCTGGACGAAGCTCGGCCTGCGCGGCGCGCAGCTCGTGCTCGCCGGCGGCGCCGACGACCTCGGCGGGGTCCTGCTCGACGGCGTCGTCGACCCGAGCGCCGGCCCCGAGCAGGGCCGCCAGCTCACGGTCGCCGATGTGACCCGGCTCGCCGCCGAGCTCGGCCGACCGGTGCGCCAGCGCACGACCACCTACGGCGAGGTGCGCTCCGATGGCTGA
- a CDS encoding nitrilase-related carbon-nitrogen hydrolase: MTVIRAAITQTTWTGDKESMLDKHEQFARDAAAQGAQVICFQELFYGPYFGITEDKKYYDFAEPADGPIVQRFAALAKELSLVMVLPIYEAEMPGLYYNTAVVVDADGSVLGSYRKHHIPNLDKFWEKFYFRPGNLGYPVFQTAVGPIGVYICYDRHFPEGWRELGLNGAQIVFNPNATKPGLSNRLWEIEQPAAAAANGYFVAAPNRVGREDNEYGDLAVDFYGSSQFVDPRGNIIGGYASGTDEELVIRDLDLDLIRQVRDDWQFYRDRRPESYTSIPKP, from the coding sequence ATGACGGTCATCCGAGCCGCGATCACCCAGACGACCTGGACGGGCGACAAAGAGTCCATGCTCGACAAGCACGAGCAGTTCGCCCGCGACGCCGCGGCGCAGGGCGCTCAGGTGATCTGCTTCCAGGAGCTCTTCTACGGCCCCTATTTCGGCATCACCGAAGACAAGAAGTACTACGACTTCGCCGAGCCGGCCGACGGTCCGATCGTGCAGCGCTTCGCGGCGCTCGCCAAAGAGCTGAGTCTCGTGATGGTGCTGCCGATCTACGAGGCCGAGATGCCGGGGCTGTACTACAACACGGCCGTGGTGGTGGATGCCGACGGCAGCGTTCTCGGCAGCTACCGGAAGCACCACATCCCGAACCTCGACAAGTTCTGGGAGAAGTTCTACTTCCGCCCGGGGAACCTCGGCTACCCGGTGTTCCAGACCGCCGTCGGGCCGATCGGCGTCTACATCTGCTACGACCGGCACTTCCCTGAGGGCTGGCGCGAGCTCGGGCTGAACGGCGCGCAGATCGTCTTCAACCCGAACGCCACGAAGCCGGGCCTCTCCAACCGCCTGTGGGAGATCGAGCAGCCCGCCGCCGCCGCCGCGAACGGCTACTTCGTCGCCGCCCCGAACCGGGTCGGCCGCGAGGACAACGAGTACGGCGACCTCGCCGTCGACTTCTACGGCTCGAGCCAGTTCGTCGACCCGCGCGGCAACATCATCGGCGGCTACGCGTCGGGCACCGACGAGGAGCTCGTCATCCGCGACCTCGACCTCGACCTGATCAGGCAGGTGCGCGACGACTGGCAGTTCTACCGGGACCGCCGGCCCGAGTCCTACACGAGCATCCCGAAGCCGTAG